A stretch of Zootoca vivipara chromosome 13, rZooViv1.1, whole genome shotgun sequence DNA encodes these proteins:
- the LOC132592924 gene encoding olfactory receptor 14A16-like, translating into MTEMREMANQSTPTEFLLMGFAETRDMQILHSVIFLFIYLTALVGNSLIITAVALDHHLHSPMYFFLSNLSLFDVCSISTTVPKSIVISLTNNNMISFAGCVTQVFLVVTFVGGELALLTVMAYDRYVAICRPLQYTLVMNRHACIQLAATCWIGSLIHAVLETSFTFILNFCGTNMIGQYFCDIPQLQKISCSDTKVNQILILVFGFIPDAFFFTFIFTSYGYIFSAVLRIPSVQGRYKAFSTCTPHLTVFSLFITTGVFSYMRPKALSSPTVDLVAAVLYTVLPPVLNPIIYSLRNKDIQLAVWKIPRKLKHLFA; encoded by the coding sequence ATGACAGAAATGAGAGAAATGGCTAACCAATCTACGCCAACAGAGTTCCTTCTCATGGGTTTTGCTGAAACCCGTGATATGCAGATTTTGCATTCTGTAATATTTCTCTTCATTTACTTAACAGCCTTAGTAGGAAATTCTCTCATCATCACAGCTGTGGCCCTAGACCACCACCTTCACAGCCCAATGTACTTCTTTTTGAGCAACCTGTCATTGTTTGATGTCTGCTCCATCTCCACTACTGTACCCAAATCCATTGTCATTTCATTgacaaacaacaacatgatttctTTTGCCGGATGTGTCACACAGGTCTTCTTAGTCGTCACATTTGTTGGTGGTGAGCTTGCCTTGCTCACTGTTATGGCTTATGACCGTTATGTAGCAATCTGTCGTCCATTACAATATACCTTAGTCATGAATCGGCATGCTTGTATCCAATTGGCAGCTACTTGCTGGATAGGCAGCCTGATCCATGCAGTACTGGAAACAAGTTTCACTTTCATACTAAATTTCTGTGGAACAAATATGATTGGGCAATATTTTTGTGACATTCCTCAATTGCAAAAGATTTCTTGCAGTGATACAAAAGTGAATCAAATTCTGATTCTTGTCTTTGGGTTTATTCCAGACGCTTTCTTTTTTACCTTCATCTTTACTTCCTATGGCTACATATTTTCTGCTGTGCTGAGGATCCCATCTGTCCAAGGCAGATATAAAGCTTTTTCTACCTGCACTCCTCACCTGACTGTCTTTTCTTTATTCATCACCACAGGTGTGTTTTCATACATGAGGCCAAAAGCACTTTCTTCCCCCACTGTGGACTTGGTTGCAGCTGTATTATATACAGTTTTACCACCGGTTCTTAATCCCATTATTTATAGTCTCAGGAACAAGGACATCCAACTGGCAGTGTGGAAAATACCCAGAAAACTGAAACATCTCTTTGCATGA